From Homalodisca vitripennis isolate AUS2020 chromosome 1, UT_GWSS_2.1, whole genome shotgun sequence, the proteins below share one genomic window:
- the LOC124361007 gene encoding uncharacterized protein LOC124361007, with translation MTDNEVSIKPDCWQNNEMLELISEESRPSLYSLSMSECSDTTLDLEGFDCSDSPSKHGPTPLENNFLNEKASQSMYEITEKNETSVNEESANNMNQSSNNKFRKCLSLHDVSNILPLPLTMKSANTMSCETIHSQSLSSTTKSKDSGFQRSVSFVSLASGRRNYDHVQSKVKAYIMNIKESEAIRKRNKLAQKTVEISEPGSLVDEIDMVLDKEDLILKIQELKHELQEKAIYIDAQQRNYNNLLLKLAEAKNTIDSLRLQRISLNYSSSLNNSQNLSSQFKSIDFDFLEKEINRRIKETELNKNLTKDINVCEQVTPVKEERCLSIETSTCSLTEVFTPKNHSTPKANEAKCLSPVSKMFSSSSRLDKNYKPLGNLRNQIINSNVSSQSFNHCSPQLDCSQYLPRKVKVKTPIGTSSKLKPSCIKAKTSGYQKTQTSHIDLPNDNPYDKVKKWQASLPNINLLQTQSSSEGECHDTELQGVEIGSLLSEELVSKCKISHSANHRPKNAVSKKQSKMHSFMNNLSNTSTVPEFGINENQKLNKEQIKSIRSQVEKIKCLEGRASDVKNIFKKQSLVFPAPIGFQDSSISESESHLPKSSSLTSMADRVLNNDSDEDSSSISSSVLGSTTPSPATSPIKRKSAFIEPKILNKVPKLITNKTNVVLRKPRLNVTLESIPQVKQKFSHKCSTNGENSRNMISCHIAESSERKAWNNRNNANFFVCKDFYFKKSSSLEDCLNLMEGMVQTGTSIIESALDRSHS, from the exons ATGACTGACAATGAAGTATCCATAAAACCAGATTGTTGGCAGAATAACGAGATGTTAGAGTTGATTAGTGAGGAGTCTCGTCCATCGCTGTATAGTCTCAGTATGAGTGAATGTAGTGACACGACACTTGATCTTGAAGGGTTTGATTGTAGTGACAGTCCATCTAAGCATGGTCCAACACCCctggaaaacaattttttaaacgaaaaggCTTCTCAGTCAATGTATGAAATCACAGAAAAAAATGAAACATCAGTAAATGAGGAATCTGCCAATAATATGAATCAATCTtcgaataataaatttagaaaatgctTATCGCTGCATGATGTATCAAACATACTTCCTCTACCTCTAACAATGAAATCTGCTAACACAATGTCCTGTGAAACTATCCACAGTCAGTCATTGTCTTCAACAACAAAGTCTAAAGACTCAGGATTTCAGAGATCTGTGAGTTTTGTAAGTCTGGCAAGTGGTAGGAGGAATTACGATCATGTCCAAAGTAAGGTAAAAGCTTATATAATGAACATCAAGGAATCTGAAGctattagaaaaagaaataaactagCACAAAAGACAGTAGAGATTAGTGAACCGGGAAGCCTTGTTGATGAGATCGACATGGTTTTGGACAAGGAAGatcttatattgaaaattcagGAATTGAAACATGAACTTCAGGAAAAAGCCATTTATATTGATGCACAACAGAGGAACTACAATAACCTGTTGTTAAAACTAGCAGAAGCAAAAAACACTATTGATTCGTTAAGATTACAAAGAATAAGTTTGAATTACAGTAGTAGTTTGAATAACTCCCAAAACCTGTCATCACAGTTCAAAAGTATAGATTTTGACTtcttagaaaaagaaataaacaggAGAATTAAAGAAACcgaactaaataaaaacttaaccaAGGACATAAATGTTTGTGAACAAGTAACTCCAGTAAAAGAAGAGAGATGTTTATCAATAGAAACTTCTACCTGCTCTTTAACAGAAGTTTTTACACCAAAAAACCATTCTACACCAAAAGCAAATGAAGCCAAATGTTTGAGTCCAGTTAGTAAAATGTTTAGCAGTTCTTCAAGactagataaaaattataaaccattaggAAATCTAAGgaatcaaataattaattcaaatgtaTCTTCTCAGTCATTTAACCACTGCAGTCCACAATTAGATTGTTCTCAGTATTTACCTAGAAAGGTAAAAGTCAAGACCCCAATTGGGACAAGTTCTAAGTTGAAACCTTCTTGTATTAAGGCCAAGACTAGTGGATACCAGAAGACGCAGACTTCGCACATAGATCTGCCTAATGATAATCCATATGATAAA GTGAAAAAATGGCAAGCATCTCTGCCAAACATCAACTTGTTGCAGACTCAGAGCTCGTCTGAAGGTGAATGCCATGACACTGAGCTACAGGGTGTAGAAATTGGCTCTCTGCTCTCTGAAGAACTGGTGTCTAAGTGTAAAATAAGTCACTCTGCTAATCACAGGCCTAAGAATGCAGTGAGCAAGAAACAATCAAAAATGCACTCTTTTATGAATAACTTATCAAACACTAGTACCGTTCCTGAGTTTGGAATAAATGAAAACCAAAAATTGAATAAGGAACAGATTAAATCAATTAGAAGTCAAGTAGAAAAAATCAAGTGTTTAGAAGGGAGAGCATCAGATGTTAAGAACATTTTTAAGAAGCAGAGCCTTGTTTTTCCTGCTCCAATTGGTTTTCAAGATTCTTCAATTTCAGAAAGTGAAAGCCATCTTCCCAAGTCATCTTCCTTAACATCAATGGCAGATAGAGTTTTAAACAATGACAGTGATGAGGACAGTTCTAGCATATCGTCTTCAGTGTTGGGGTCCACTACACCCTCTCCTGCCACTTCACCCATCAAGAGGAAGTCAGCTTTTATTGaaccaaagattttaaataaagttcCCAAGCTAATCACAAACAAGACCAATGTTGTACTGAGGAAACCAAGGCTTAATGTGACATTAGAAAGTATCCCTCAAGTAAAACAGAAGTTTTCGCACAAATGTTCCACAAATGGCGAGAATTCTCGCAATATGATCTCATGTCATATAGCAGAATCAAGTGAGAGAAAAGCCTGGAATAATAGAAACAATGCTAATTTTTTTGTCTGCAAGGATTTCTATTTTAAG